The following DNA comes from Hordeum vulgare subsp. vulgare chromosome 3H, MorexV3_pseudomolecules_assembly, whole genome shotgun sequence.
aaaagtcgATTCAGGAAACTTTTAAAAGTTTTCCAAAACCAGAAAAATCCGGTTGGAAACTCTAGAAGCTTTCCAAAACAGGAACGCTCGAGCAGTTATACGGGCCGGCCGGTTGCGTCGCTGCTCGGTTGGTCGGCTATGCAAAGCGTCGACTGCTTGACGTAACGAGCGGCAAATAAGATATTCCTATATCTTGCCCATACAGATTGCTCACAGATATCTCTTACGTGCGAGCTAATCATGCCGTCCCATTAGGGCCTTACGGGCAGTCGCTCGCTTGGGTTACGTGCTtcgttatttttttcttttgcttcttcatcgttttcctttggttttccttttttcttctatatactttgtttttatatttttccaCTTGTTTTCTCcgattttcttttgtttcttcatTATACTTTggtttttttgtttccttttgatttttttgggatttgttCGGTTTTATTCagggttttttctttgttttatttATGGGTACTCTTTTGAGCACATGTATAAATTGTGAGTAAATGTTGTACATTTTATGTATATAGGAGGGACATTTTCGTTATACTTGTTAAACATGTTTTATAAAAATCATGATTAACATTTTTGGAATATATTTTTTTATATACACTTTCTTTATACACATTTTACATTTTTTGCATATATCTATTATAAACATTTAATATATTTTTAATGATTATATTTTTGTCTGATGCAAAAATTTatttcatttgtacaaataattaATATTTTTAATATACATTGGAAACATTTTCATATACATGTTTAGCTTGGCTTTGCGCCATTTCTTCTTCAGGCGCATTCTCGTCAGTTCATGAACAGCAAGCAACTGTATTTTTTTAATATCAATTGTATCTTGATGAGGGACGAAGCTAGGAATTTTATCTGAGAGGGGCCAATGAACATCTAAATCATTGAGGGGGGCATACACCACAACTTAGCGATAAAATTCCACTTACTACTTTTGGGTAGTTTGAGGTTTTTTAACAGCATTGGGGAGCCATGGTTTGGATGTTTTAagtgcttttatattagtttaggaAGGAAGTACTACACAAgaggatcacaaatccacaatacactctctctatatatatgtcAGTTTCTTCACGTATACACGCTAGGTAGCTCAAAAggtgaaaaggaaaaaaaagaacaaGCCTCAACCACATCAAAAGAAGCACCGCGCGCGCCACGAACGTACGCGTCAACCCGATCGAGAAACCACCAGCCAGCTAGCTACCTATATAGTATGATCGATGCCGTCGCCGTCCGTTCCTCGGTAACGATCATCACGTACGTAGCACCAGTAAGAATCAACGATCAATCAGCAGTACGTACTGTTCTCATCAATCATAAGTAGATCGATGGAtggatctccttcttctccttctccgtctccGGCGACGATCGGCAGGTAACGTAAGCGCTAGGGGCAGTGCACGTTCCTTCCCGGCCCGCCGTAGTAGAAGTAGTCGCCCCAGGCGCGGTTGTAGCCGCCCTGGATGCCGTAGCATGCCGGgtggtcggcgacgagccggaggtcCCTCGCCGGGAGGAGGTTGTTGTCCCAGTCGACCACCTGCACGTTGCGGAAGTAGGCGGCGCGGTTGAACCCTTCCCGCGGGAAGTGGCCGCTCCCCATCTGCGTGGGCGTGTGCGACCCCGCCGGCCGCGTGTTCACCACCTCGCCGCCGAACTGCACCATGTTGGCGTGGCcgccgaggtgggagaagagggaCGACGGCCAGTACCCCACCAGCGGGCCCGACCCCAGCTGCAGCCACCAGTGGCCCCGCCGCGGGTCCTTCCATATGAGCAGGCTGATGTCGAACTGCCGGCCGTTGTACGCCGACGCCGGCGAGATTGCCGCCCCGATCGCGATCCGCCGGTTCGTCTGCACGAACCCCGAGCAGTGCAGGTTGTAGCACCCCGTCGCCTGGTACGCGTCGCTCTGCAATGCACCCTTCGTttagttttcttctttttttttgcaCTGGTAGATGAACTACTACAGTGTTTGGttcagaggagaggaggagttttACCGTCCAGTAGGTGAAGAAGCGAGGGCTGTTGTCGCCGTACAGCTGAGGGCTCACCTAAAGGAAAGCATGGAACAGTGCAGAGAGTTAACGCACGTATGGACTGCATGCGACCAGCGCAGTTCACAGTTCACATCGGTTTGACCACCGGCACCACGCACGTAGGTGCCACACTCGTTTCAAGCAAGCCCAACAACCAGGAAACAAGAAGTAATAGTAATCGGGTCAACTGTGGCACTGGCTTACATGCACGTTGATCGAATCTCATTAATGGCCGACCCCCAGCTCCACCTCATTTCTATATATACTACGGGGGTAGTCAACATGCAGCCACATGCAGGTCAAGCATTCTAACAAGATTCTAGTACTTACAGTTTACTGCAAGGAGACgaggatgcatgcatgttcaCGCTTAAGATGGCGATCAACAAGGATGCATGTTCTGATATTCTTGAATGAATCTGAACCATAATAGTGGCTTGACTACTGGTGCCAATCTGAATATATGTGTACTTAAGTTGCTTGATCAATGACTTATCCTCCATGCATGTAAATGTGactagggagggagggagggatgaaGCTGGGCATTCAAGCAAGGGGCCTGCGGTGCAGAGCTCTGTGCTGCCATATGCCATTGCTAGCGCATACACACGACATCGATCGATCTGCCACATTTACTCGCTTTCACCCACCAGGGAGACGGACAGCCTGAAGAACGCGTTCTGCGACTTCCCTCCCATTATAACTAGACTGGATCGCTTTGCAGCCACGGCGATGTGAAAGCTGCCACTGTCTAACTCACTCGATCGGCTCCTTAACTTCCTGCACTATATATACACCTCTGCTCGGCGAAAGATCTTGCAGCTGTTCTCCATATCTCTCACACTTAATACTCTTACATGGATTGCTTTCGATCAGATATGATTTActatcaactactccctccgtttctaaatataagaccttttagagattacaatatagactatatatgaatgtacacagacatattttaaagtatagattcactcgttTTGCTTCATATATAGTCTATAGTGTAATGTctagaaggtcttatatttaggaaccaaAGGAGTACAATTATGTATTTAGGTATAGAAGGAGTAGTACAGTAATTGTAGTTTGTGATGCAACGAGATGAGCGGAAGATGGAAGGTAACTACGTACGTACCTGCCAGCCGGCTTCGATGGTGTTGAGGTCGTTGCCGAAGGTGCCGGAGATGACCCAGATCTGGGAGAGGCTGAACTCCGCCGCCGAGGCCACCCTGGCCGGCCACACGTTGAGGCTCGCCTTGGCGCCGTAGAACTGGTCGCCGGTCACGTACCCCACCGCGTGCTgcaccacaacacacacacatacgCCAAACAGCCATCATCAACCTCCAGCGCTAGCTACTATCAGCTACCAGCATCACACACGCACGTACGGACGGACGTTAATGAATGAATGAATGCCACTGACCGCCAGCCCAACCAGCGAGCAGCAGCGCGCTAGCTAGGCGGGCGGCGCCATTACCGCCGCTGCCGCGGTTGTCGCCGATCCATCGCCATTCCATTGCATTGCATTGCCATCCCCGGCCACGGCCAGTGCCACAATCAATGTCCTGTGCGCGCGCAGGCGCTGGTTGATGCTAGCTATCCCCAGCACAATCAATGTCATCCAGCTACTGCTATAGTAGTATCGCTCCATCATACGGGCGATCATGATTAGTACGTGGTTGATTAAGCGGGCAGTTACTGGCTACGACTGTTGGTCAGTGAAGCCGCTGTCGATCAGTTTTCAATGGTACCGCTAATCTGGTGGGCTCGGTATTCATGTTGAGATCGCCGTACGTACGTGTTATCAGCTACAAGCAGCAGCAGTACTGTAGTAAGTAGAGTACGTACCTCGTGGCCGTCGCTGGTGGAGTCGCGCCGGACGCCGGCGGCGCGGGGCTTCATGCCGTACCGCCGGAGGGAGCCGGAGTACCGCCGCAGGTCGCTCTCCGTGGTCCGCCGTATCGGGACCGTCCCGCCGGGGCACGACTCGCCGCCGTCGCTCCACGCCTGCGGGAACTCggcgtccccttcttcttcttctccggcagCGTCGTGGCTGACGACGATCTTGGGCCTGTCCACGGGCTCAGCCTGCAAAACACACCATGTTCTTTCTTCAGTACGCCGGCCGGCTGATCGGCAAAAGTAAGAATGCGGCATTTGGCGTAATCTTCTACAGGAGGTTGAATGCGATGGTCGACCTCTGGCTTTTGGCCTCTCAACTTGGGGTGGTCAAACGCCGGCTGGAGGTGCGCCGGCACGCAGTGGATGACGTCGCCGTCGGAGCTCTGCATGCCAAACGAGCATATGGTCAGCACCGCTCTCTCTCGGTACGCACAAGAGAAACGGCAAGAAGATCGAGGCAGCGAGGAAGCAGGGCTACTCAATCACCTGAATGGTCTTGACGGAGGCCTTGTTCATCCTGACCATCCGGGCCAGGATGGTCCGGTAAGCTCGCAGTTCGTCCCCGGAGCGGAACTCCGCCGTCCGCGTGCCGTTGCCCCCGGCGCCGCCGCTCGCCGACACCGACAAGGCGCATGAGACGGCGAGCAGCGCTAGCAAGGGGACGACGACCGGCGCGCGCCCCTTGCCGCAGCAGCTAGACGCCATGGAAGCCCGCCCGTACGTGgtgggcttcttcttcttcttctccttcttggatTTCCCTCGTACCCCGTGGCTAGCTTAGCTAGGCAGGTACGGTACGTAGCAGGGGTCGTTGTTGCTCGCTTGTTTGCTTGCGCTTCCACCAGCAGATCACCTCGGCGACTCGCGCTTGTCCTCTTCCTCGATCGCCCCCTCCCTATCGCTCGCTCGCttggcttcttcttcctccctctccccccCGGCCGAGGCTATAAATAATATCGGAGCGTGTAGCCGAGGCGCCGAGCGGAGCCTCGATGTCAAGCTGGAAGGTCAACCGAATGTCGCCGTGCGGCAGCGGTTGGGGCTGGGGTTGGGGTGGGGATGGGGATGGGGGAGCTGGGCTGGGCTTGAAGGCTTCAAGTGATGTGGGTGATGGAATGGATTAATGAGTTCTCTTCCAACACGGCGGGTGAGCAAgcttcaagttgagttgagttgaGTAGGTCGCGGCTGGGGGCACGCTTTTTCCCGAGGAGAAGAGAAAGACACGCCCCTGCCCCGGCCCGCGCAGCCCATGCCTAGCCATGGCATCATCTCATTTTATACTATCATGGGTCCATGGTCCTGTCCCCCTCTCCACATTCCCTTGGCTCCCTTCCCCAGCTCCTCCCCCCATGAACGAAAAAGAAAGGTCGGGGCTGGCTGGCTGGATGGATGGAATACTGCAAGCAAAGCACCATCGTCGATGTCGATGCAGACAGTGGGGGTTCAGCTCAGTGGCACGTACCACTGGCACCCAACTTTGCCCCGTCAGGGAATAAAGAAAGAAGCAGAGCGTGTGTGTGCGCGCTCTGGAGCACGGCATCGCATCGCACCGCAGGTCGCACGCGTCCTCGGGTGAGTGTGCATTGCACCGAGGAGAGCAGCGAGCGGCTCCTCCTCCGTTGCTTTTTTTCCTTTGGAAAGGAGGGTGGCGGCCATGTGCCAGGGTGGTGGGGGCGGGAATTTTTCAAAGGCCGGCTCCGACCGGCAGTGGCGTTCAGCTGGTGCAATCATCAGCGGCCGCCCCGCGCGCTCTTGCTATCCCTGTCCGCCATGATAGAAATCGCTTCCTTGTAGCTTCCTCCTTGGAGCAGCTCTCGATCTCGGCAAACCATGTTGTAGATGTAGGCCAGCGGAGCCGTGGCTTTTGTTCTCTTTCTAGTGCATCACGTCTTTGGCAGCCATGGGTTGGCGTTGAGATCTGATCCCGATCGACGAGGCTCTCAAAGATCACGTACGTAGTACGTACGTGGTGCGCCTTTGATCATTGCTCGCTCACTTTCTTTCGCGGCCAAGGATTTTTAAAGCGGTCGATCCGGTTGCGTGCTTTCGCTTATCAGATGCGGAATCGTCTTTAATTCGCTCAAAGTAACCAAGTCAATTCTGAATTAAGCTATGCGTGTGCCGTGTGCATCTCCCATCTAAGTATGAAACTCACACCCTAGAATGCCCTTGCACATGCCGTAGCCGTCCATTGTCTCCCCTGCACAGCGAACGAAAGTTCTTCTTCGATCCTTTCCCTAACAAAAGGCGACCGCGCGCGGCATCATTGGCGTCGCAAGTGCGATGGCAACCTGCACAAGCAACACGCCGTCTCCGTCTTCATGGCTACACAAGCGCCCATGCATTGCAATGCGATGCGATGGCAAGCTGGCCAAGCTATTTCCACAAGCATTCGACGCGCCTTCCTTTCCCTCCCTGGCCAGTACAAGCTGGAGGGAGGTAGCTGTTGGTTGACAACACTGTTGTACTGCTACGTTCCCAGTCCAAGCACCGCCATGATCACTGCTACCACCACTACTTGCTATCTCCCCAAGTCCCAACAGCAAAGAGAGGGAGTACCATCCATAGTCACTCACATTGAATTGAATGGCGCTGCCAGAGGAGGAAGAGACATGTAGCATGAATGAGGCAGGCCCCATGCCATGCCATGCACCCCTTAAATGGTCAGGTATGCCTTAATGTCTTGAGTACCACTCTCCCTCCCCCACTTTGCTTGCTTTGCTTTGCTAGCTGCACTGTGTTGCACCATGCATCTTTAACATTTGGCTTCTCTCTGCCGCACCTACCGGTGCCAGGGGTCTCGGTGACGCGCCcccgcacacacatacacacagtgCTCAGGGCTCATCAAAAGGGGGAGGTCACTCGGGTCAGGTCCACATGAGTCATGAGCCCACTGCCTGCTGCCGCTTTTGCAAAGagcgcgcgcgcgcgcgtgtgtgtgtgtggggggaggggggggggggggggggggctcgctctCAGACTCTCAGTGGATTCATAAGCAATTTGCTGTTACTCTTGCAAAGGGTGTAGGATGAAGCGTGCGGCAGTGTATTTGATTATGCGGGAAAGATGAAATCAGGGGAACCGATGCGGCTTAGGTTTTGGCGCCATTGCAATCCTTGTTCCTTTAGAAACGGAATGGCTGGCCTGGCTGCGCTCCTTTTGATGACCGCAAGGCCTTGCCTGaccggctggctggctggctggcaaaTATACCCTCTCtttctttcatgccatgcctgtTCCCTTGACTAACATTTTGATGCGCACCACTAGCTAACCTGCATGCCGCGCCTAGTGTCCACTGATGAACACAGCATGCTTAGTATCATTTTGTTTACCTTTTCAGGCCCCCCTCTTTCTTCCCCACTTGGTAACCTTCTGTATTATGCATATGCTGACAGCGGGGTGAAACAATGCGTGAAAACTAAGGCCACTCAGTGCGCGACCCCATCTCATCCGTCCTAGTCCGTTTGGAGTTAAACAGACGAATAGGGCGACCCAACGGACAACCCTAAACGGACAAATGTCCGGTTTTCGTCCGTTTTCGACCCATTTCCGGCCCAAACATGTGCCGCGTTTAGGATGAAACGGAAAGCGCGCGGACGGACGGGTTGCACTCCCTTGTCCTCCCCATGGCCCGTCTGTCGGGGACACTAGCGCTTCATTCACCTCCAACGCCTCTACCTGCCCTCCCCGCCCCACTCCGCCGCTGGCGCCACCACTATTTTTCCGGTCGCCTCCTCACTGCTCACCCCCAGCCGTTCATACCAAACCACGTATCGCCATGGCCGCCACCACGTCCGGGCTTTCGTAGGAGTTTTGGCCGTCGTTTGGAGGAGTTTTGGCCATCGCAATCGTATCCGGTGCCAGAGGGGATACGACCGCCGGCG
Coding sequences within:
- the LOC123442803 gene encoding uncharacterized protein LOC123442803, producing MASSCCGKGRAPVVVPLLALLAVSCALSVSASGGAGGNGTRTAEFRSGDELRAYRTILARMVRMNKASVKTIQSSDGDVIHCVPAHLQPAFDHPKLRGQKPEAEPVDRPKIVVSHDAAGEEEEGDAEFPQAWSDGGESCPGGTVPIRRTTESDLRRYSGSLRRYGMKPRAAGVRRDSTSDGHEHAVGYVTGDQFYGAKASLNVWPARVASAAEFSLSQIWVISGTFGNDLNTIEAGWQVSPQLYGDNSPRFFTYWTSDAYQATGCYNLHCSGFVQTNRRIAIGAAISPASAYNGRQFDISLLIWKDPRRGHWWLQLGSGPLVGYWPSSLFSHLGGHANMVQFGGEVVNTRPAGSHTPTQMGSGHFPREGFNRAAYFRNVQVVDWDNNLLPARDLRLVADHPACYGIQGGYNRAWGDYFYYGGPGRNVHCP